The genomic region aaatctaagtttaaagtccctgtctctggtgtttaccatctgaacctgaattactgaggtGCCAGACtaaaacggttacaattttgcaacatttacttgatacatttctcagcagcatctctggagtattagcaattactgtatcaattctatcagctgccctaatgaaatccagagattctgctcagcagggacaaagataagaaatgtatcaactaaatgtatcaattcagaacagtttacagggtcgacgacccccctcccagagctgctctaAAAGGTGAAAAtctaaacttcaatattagaaaatagaaagttgtcatttctggtgatctatctgaaaacaactagttgcttaaaggtgaacaaccccttctagacatttttttcagttgttttcagattgttcaccagaaacacactttttcaattgatttccatattttattttacatttttccaaaatttaagtttaggggcacatttacttagggtcgaatatagagtgttaattaaccctcgatcttCGACtatgaatatcgaagtcgaaggatttactgcatttcctttgttcgtacgatcgaaggaaaaatcgttcgatcaaaaaaagctaggaaagcctatggggaccttccccataggctaacattgatgctcggtaggttttaggtggcgaagtaggtggtcgaagtttttttttaaagagacagtacttcgactatcgaatggtcaaatagtcgaacgatttttagttcgaatcgttcgattcgaagttgtagtcgaagtagccaattcaatggtcgaagtagccataaaaataccttgaaattcgaagtattttttattctattccttcactcgagctaagtaaatgtgccccttaatgttcagtCTCTGGAATTTTAGTCTTGCCGCTCAGGTGTGGAatcagaactgttacaattgctACATTTAgcggatacatttctcagcagcttctgtgaaacattagcaactattgtatcaattctaacagctgtctttaatgaaacgcagggattctgttcagcagggacaaagataagaaactaaatgtatcaatttagaacagtttacagtcaGGGACCCCCCCCCGAGCTGTTTAGAAATTCAtaagaatgtaaaaatgaaactttatactTCATCACTCATCCAAACAAAATATATCAGAGTGGAATGCTAACAATGCAAAGTGTcaacattaaagttaaaaaaaatgcttttgaaaGGTAATGCAGACTTAGCGTACAACATGTTACCCAATAATTAGTCTAATTGGAGAAATGCTCCTAGCAATGTTTTGGGAACCAGGATTTCATAATAAAGacatagtaacaccaaaaaattaaagtgttttaaagtaatgaaaagatcatgtactgttgccctgcactggtacaactggtgtgtttgcttcagaaactctattatagtttatataaacaagctgatgtgtagccatgggggcagccattcaaagctgaaaaaggagaaaaggcacaggttacacagcagataagaccTGTagtatatctgttatctactgtgtatcctgtgtttgaatggctgcccccatggctacacagcagcttgtatatataaactatagtagagtttctgaaggaaaaacacaccagttttaccaaaacagggcaccagtacattatacggtcattcctttaaaacacttatttttgtgttactgttcctttctctatttttgataacctaaaacaaaatgatttaagatttttatttttagtcgAATTtgcataaagaataataatataaaactacattttaacaagtcacatttgtgcaaaaaaaatccccaatcACATTACTGGTTTTCTAGGGCTGATAACTCACAGTGGAACAATCTCATTATCATTCCTtgcaataaaaggaaaaatagacTAACACATCCTTATTCTGCTCGCACAAGGAGCTTTCAGGTTTTAGACCAcgtgtattagtgtataaaggaTGCTTCTATACACTgcaatttaaagaagaaaacaatattctttattaaaaataaataaaaaataaaccatgttTCCCAACCTTAGCCATATTTACAAGGTTTAGGTTTAACATAGGCTTATTAAATGCATAAGGTAAGGTATTTTTAACTTCAATTCAAGTCATTAGACCATTGTAACAAACAGAGTTTATCACTCACCACTGTACTTCTGTGTGGCAGTCATCTATAGAGCAATAAAATCTGCCACCACACACTGCTTAGGTCAAAGTTAGTCAGGTTATTGCTCATTATAGAGAAATCTAGTGTctaaaattcaccagcatccCACCCTATCAGATGCAGTGCCTGCTTCACTCATGGCCTGAATATACAACTTCTTTTAACTTTCATCTTCACTGCTGCTCCATGCATCCTCAAATGCAGGATTAATATGTGTCCGATGTCCTGATTTCTTTGAATCCTCATCAGGAACCGGTTCACGGATGGAAGGAATCCAGGCAAGAACATTGCAGTCTTTGCTGCCACTGTATAGCTCTTGAAAATTAGGCTGAAATACACAACAGTCCACACTGTTATAATGTCCCCTCAATACACTTATCTTTTGCCCAGAGTAGATAGTGTATACAGCAATAGTACTATCGTATGGAACAAATACAAACTCTGGATTACAGCCTACAGACACTGTAAATTTTAGACTTTTCCTGCTGTTGTTACAAACTTTTCCATAGTTCACTAGAGTATTTTCTCCAGATGAACTGTCCCAAAGTCTCATCCTATCATCAGTTCCTACTGTCAAAAGATGGAGGCCATTACTAGTGAAGCATAATCCATTAACCCTGCCATTATGTGCTGTGTTTGTGGCTTCTGAAGAAGCTTTAGACTTTTCACCATTATGCTGGTCCAGTGTTATCAGACATCCAGATGCTTTGCGGACATCCCATAATTTTACTTTGCTGTCGGTACTCGCAGTTGCTAAGATATAATCGTAACGTGGGGACCAGCAAACTGCAAGTACTTCTCCTCTATGACCTTGCAAAATATGAGAGCTTGACCCAGATTTTAAGTCACAAAGTTGCACTTTCGGGTTTTTAGTGCCAACTGCAATCAAACTGTGCTTTGTTGCCAAAGGAGACATGTGGTGGCTGTAAATTGTCTCATCAAAATGAAAAACTTCAGCTAGCTGTAAAGAATTAGTGTCCCATACCTTTAGTGTTTTATCAAAGGAGCTTGATGTAAAGATGCCAGTATCGTGAGGATACCACTGAACTGTTTCAACACTAAATTTGTGCACATCAGGGTGGCTTTTGCCAACCTTACACAATGCTTTACAAGTATAAGATTGGGTTTTGCCAAGATTGGCAAGATCATAAAGAACAATTATCCCGTCGGCTCCTCCAGATAGCATATATCTGCCCTCTACTGGCTCAATATCAAGTGTGTTGATACCATTCTCATGCATTCTTTCAACATCTCTATCCTTATTTAACTCCAAACTCAGTATCCTCCTTGTTGCTTCAGCACGCTGGAGCTGGACAGGGCTATCTTGGCCTGTCTGTCGTGCCCATAAAAATCCAAGCATTATTGCATGTAAGTTGCAAGGCTTCTAAAAGGCTGTAAGAGCTGATGAAACACAAAGTATAGAGTCCATTCACCACTtgaatttgcaaatgtaatttttaggTGCTGGAAATCTTCTAACTGTCCACTGATTCCTTGAGTTACCCAGTATCTTCACTTAGATTCTGGACAAGAAAAAAAGTGTAAGAATATCAATACCTAACTTCTGGCTTCATGTGATATATATGTCATATATTCATTTACATAAGTGAAGCAATCAGCGAGTGCTGTccattacacaaacacacacacacacacatatatatatatatatatatatatatatttaacaggtcttaaaaaataaacttaatttatttagcaacaaaatgaagtttattttttagGATCTGtgaagtgctgatcttctttgcaaGTGTTTTGAGAGGTTTTTGATCGTGCACTCAGGAGAATTTATATgctttatcgtgagtgccggCTCTCTgtggatttgtgtgtgtgtatatgtatatatatatatatttatttatttatacaagaaTAAGGGATCAGCACACTTTTTTTCCAaggatttttgtatatatttatgtatatatatatacatatatatatatatatatatatatatatatatatatatatataatttttttttgtgctcgCAGGGACTGGTTCCCTGCCCTCCAGAGGTGTtggtgcgcacacacacacacacacacacacacacacacacacacactgtaatagCAGGAAGCAGTCCCCCCCAGGCTCCCAGTATAGTAGCactcctccctcaccttgttccaatgtggagtgatggattctgggacttgaagtccatCTGCTTTCCAAAGGATATCTGCAACACATCTCTGGAGGGCAGGGAACCAGTCCTTGTCCGAGCACAGGCAGACTCTCGTGGTTTCTTTTGATTCTGTGGAATCACatgtgtctgtgtaaaaaaaatggtgtctttatttttttataattatttttaatttatttttttgaggttcagatagtgtttatgcacatttttaaataagcttaactgaatgagctcatgtcaaataaagcagtataatttccctttaaaaaaaaataaaaaaatattagcactgggttttatttttacatgagtGTTCTTCATTTGAGTGCTATGGGCACACCAGGTAAGCACAAACTGCTAACATTTTAAAGTCTATTAGAATGCTGCATAATGCCTAcataactagtacaggtatgggacctgttatccagaatgcccgggacctggggttttctggataacggagctttccattatttggatcttcataccttaaagtggactGGTCACCCAGTCCACTCTTTTTTAAAgagttcatagctgttgtaaactcatttaaaaatctcagctgtcaatcaaatattgcctgcccctcctctatgccttaggagcaattcctttcactttccattcagcactacatgtcactgctctccccacattccctcagttctcttaaccatttaatggTATAGCTAGGGCATGGggatggtgcacaaacaagatcgtgagatgatgcaaggcttgccttaataacagtgtccacaaaatggctcctgcttgcttactataattatgagtttccagactgatggaaacaggatttaaataatttatacagtgtaattaaagttcattttgcttgactaacttgataaaataggatttggaataattttttaggGCGACGGGTCcccgtaaacattaaataaacccaataggctggtcttgcttccaataaggattatatattggtttggatcaagtaaaaggtactgttttattactacagggaaaaaggagatcgttttccaaaatttggataaaatgtagtctgtgagagacggcctttccataattcagagctttctggataatgggtttccagataacagaccccatacctatataatgtatttaaatatcacCAACATTCTCCATAGCACAGGTTTAGACAGGCCTTAATATGATAATTTAACAGAACTGTTAAGCAGCTCTCTAGcctgcaatttcatcaatctggttactagggtccaaattaccctagcaaccatgcatatttgaataagagactgggttaTGAACAGAAGaaggcttgaatagaaaaataagtattataaagaagcaataacaatacatttgtagcattaaagagcatttgtttttcagatggtgtcagtgacccccatttgaaaactggaaagtgcCCTGTTATTTTGTAGGGATCCTTCTGAGAGATGATTGGCAGATATAACAATGGTTTCCCATTTTACCAACATCGAGCACAACAATCAGTACActataaaggggttatttattaaagtccgaatttatctcaatatgttctgctacatactccgatcaaatccgctaggGTTTCCAATgcttatttatgattacattttccagaaaatttgctttgcgtggaaaaaaaatcagattttcactaatttttcatccgaatttcactattttttcataattttcacccgaaaacttcggggtattgccggAAACCCAGCGCAGttcggacttctcccattgacttatatgcaacctcgacaggtctgagatgccggatttacagattctgacttttccatcctcgtggtttaataaattccgaaaaatttgtgattttttttttaaaagtccgattttattattttttatttttgcattcggagtttagtaaataagtccCTAAGTGTCTTACGTAGGGCCCCCGGGTCGCTATCTATATCCCTGCGCTGGAGTAAAGAGATCCAGGGGCCCTAGCAAGGTGTTGCACGAGCAGTTTTCCTCTGTATTACAAGCCTGTCGTGTTATTACCTATGAAACATGTTATTGTACTGAAATATTTGCCTGCAGGTTGTGTATATGTCTGCCATTCAGATAGTATATGCGTAACTGTAGTCTCACATGGCCAAATACGAACGCCCGTTTCCTCTGAGGTGCCAATTAACATCCTGTAATGTAATATACACAAGATCAATCAGCTCGGTGCTCCTAAGTGCCTAACACAATAAACTGCAATTCAAAAAGGGACTTACGTGTTACATGTTCCTGTGGGCATCAGATTGAATGGACCCCGCTGCATTGCCCACCATAACATAACTTCCGCCCCCTACTTCCGTCTCCCACGTATGACATCAATCGCTGCGACGACTGCTGCCCTGGTTGTTGCTGAGCGACTGACGTCATCCCGGCGcgccctctctctccctctcctcccGTGCCTGTCTCTCGGCGAGAACCCTTCCTTCCGCGAGCTGCGTGCGTGCGTGCCCGTGTGGGCTTCAGGAAAGGCACGAACACGTGACGCCACCAAGGTAACTCGCCTCTGGGCATTGCCGGGACTTGATCGGTTTAAAGGGATAGGGTAGTGTGTGTGGCTGAATATATTAAAGTAGTACAATTAGTCAATGTAGATGTGTATTTACTCGCCTTGTTATAGAGATGCAGAACTGCCGTATCTGTAATGTAACTACAGGAATGTTGTAAGTTGTAGTTTTACGAGTGACGACCCTCAAGTTGATGACCAGTGCTCTGCATAGACTTATAGGCAACAACTCTTTATTGGAGATTGTGTAGTGTGAAGCTGTTgtgtcagtggagtaactagatgttactgggcctcacagcaaattcattttaggacccccgacatatccagaggttgtcttgttttaccaataaatgttgacatttctcattaattagggcctcatggggcccccctgcagctgcagggtctgcttcttctgtaattACACCACTGTGTTGTGTGTATGTACTCCTATATGCTCAGTATAGCAAATGCATCTATCTATAGACCTTGTATCTCTGTGTTCTGTttacaggggcgctccaccaatgaggcaatttgagacactcgcctcaggagGCAGCACCCCACTGGTTGcctggggcggcaaaaatgctgctcttggtaactaagagccaaatttctgtttttcaacctggaaattcagctcttcaaGTGTAAAGAGCTcagttgcgctctctgcactagcgtcgtggaCTGCCTCAACCCCCTCCGGCGCAACGTGGACCACCTGACCCCCTTCGCGCTGAAAAGGTGAGGGCCATGGGGAGGGGTGGCAAAAGGAAAGCCTCCTCAGGCAGAATAATgtccaggatcacccctgcctgTTTATCTGTAACACAAACCCAAAGCATTGCTTTAGGACTCTAGCACCTATGGAAGTGATAATTGGACTTTTACACCAATCTAACTTGCAGGGGTATATGGGCAGCTTCCTGTGCCACACATTGCTGAACTGTAAGTTTCCTAATTCATCCTACCCATTAAGTGGGTAGAGCTAATGCTAACACCTGCAACGCTCACTCTACTACTCTTGAGGCAAAACATTGTAATAAATGCTGAGGAGAGACCATTTTGCAGTCAGTGCTGTGTCAGACTGGTATAAGTGACCTGTGTTCCAGACTGTTGCTTTACATTTGCCGTACTAGTGCCCAATATTGTATTGCTTTTACTTCGTGCTGCTCATTTTGACCGTTTGCATACGGGACATTAGTGATTCTGTATTTAATGCTAAGCTTAATTATGTGGAAAGGTCCTTTACTGTAATAGTAACAAAAATCAGAAGTTGTGAGTTTTTCTTCAAGAGAAATGGCCAAATATATAATCAAAATGTCAAATAATTTATAAGGACATACAGGTGaaagcctgatgcgttttgtgcctgttggggtaCTTACGCATAGGGCCTATaggtaagtgccccaacaggcataaAACGTGTCAGGCTTTCACCTGTTAgtcctaataaatggtttgaacttaatttatatttttgttcatttcTCTTGAAGAAAAACTCACAACTTCTGATTTTTGTTACCTGTTTATGCACCCACAGACTTGgctgaactgtgagtatatttcTTCCCTTTTCACTTCATTGCCCTAAATATTGGACGTTCATTTATAGTGGTGCATTTATGGACAATTAGCATAATTTTTGTTATTTACTGTAATAGGGTTGAAAGGTAGGAGGATGACAAAATGCAGTAGCATTCAATAGAGTAATACTGGATGGAAAAACATCTGTTTAGCTATTCATTGTATATAGTATTGGTTTATACAGAAGTGACTCTGGTTGTCAGTGTGGACAAAATTGGTCCAACAGAAAAGAAgaa from Xenopus laevis strain J_2021 chromosome 1S, Xenopus_laevis_v10.1, whole genome shotgun sequence harbors:
- the ercc8.S gene encoding excision repair cross-complementation group 8 S homeolog isoform X2, which translates into the protein MLWWAMQRGPFNLMPTGTCNTMLIGTSEETGVRIWPCETTVTHILSEWQTYTQPAGKYFSTITCFIDTCDSTESKETTRVCLCSDKDWFPALQRCVADILWKADGLQVPESITPHWNKPNFQELYSGSKDCNVLAWIPSIREPVPDEDSKKSGHRTHINPAFEDAWSSSEDES
- the ercc8.S gene encoding excision repair cross-complementation group 8 S homeolog, giving the protein MLGFLWARQTGQDSPVQLQRAEATRRILSLELNKDRDVERMHENGINTLDIEPVEGRYMLSGGADGIIVLYDLANLGKTQSYTCKALCKVGKSHPDVHKFSVETVQWYPHDTGIFTSSSFDKTLKVWDTNSLQLAEVFHFDETIYSHHMSPLATKHSLIAVGTKNPKVQLCDLKSGSSSHILQGHRGEVLAVCWSPRYDYILATASTDSKVKLWDVRKASGCLITLDQHNGEKSKASSEATNTAHNGRVNGLCFTSNGLHLLTVGTDDRMRLWDSSSGENTLVNYGKVCNNSRKSLKFTVSVGCNPEFVFVPYDSTIAVYTIYSGQKISVLRGHYNSVDCCVFQPNFQELYSGSKDCNVLAWIPSIREPVPDEDSKKSGHRTHINPAFEDAWSSSEDES